A single region of the Triticum dicoccoides isolate Atlit2015 ecotype Zavitan chromosome 2B, WEW_v2.0, whole genome shotgun sequence genome encodes:
- the LOC119364790 gene encoding protein CHROMOSOME TRANSMISSION FIDELITY 7-like, giving the protein MQPKINTFFKRQATGPDSNSEAAEAKRPKSCGDGKVLNKKRNYGQFHLELGQPDFLLHMCAACGMMYARGNDEDEKVHRAYHKGCLEGVPFKGWREETVVMRSEGGDRIILASGENSCIRNSKVQEVIKVVEKELGFGEGQLLHKLCKVYLFVSGGRIAGCLVAEPIKAAHKVIPSSASENRSNLPDNKTESAQANHTLEFGKISFKREVLRRHNHPDKSKEECQGPGAIVCEEEAVPALCGFRAIWVVPSRRRKGIASQLVDAARKSFCEGGMLGISQCAFTPPTSEGKELASTYCKTSAFLVYRDGDV; this is encoded by the exons ATGCAGCCCAAGATCAACACGTTCTTCAAGCGCCAGGCCACGGGGCCGGATTCGAACAg CGAAGCGGCGGAGGCGAAGAGGCCCAAGAGCTGCGGCGACGGCAAGGTCCTCAACAAGAAGAGGAACTACGGGCAGTTCCACCTGGAGCTGGGGCAGcctgatttcctcctccacatgtgCGCGGCCTGCGGCATGATGTACGCCCGCGGCAACGACGAGGACGAGAAGGTCCACAGGGCCTACCACAAGGGCTGCCTCGAGGGCGTCCCGTTCAAG GGTTGGCGCGAGGAAACCGTGGTTATGAGGTCCGAGGGCGGTGACCGGATAATTCTAGCAAGCGGTGAAAACTCATGTATACGCAACAGCAAG GTTCAGGAGGTGATCAAAGTGGTGGAGAAGGAGCTGGGGTTTGGTGAAGGCCAGCTCCTTCATAAGCTCTGCAAG GTGTATCTGTTTGTATCTGGCGGGAGGATAGCGGGGTGTCTAGTTGCCGAACCGATAAAAGCAGCACACAAAGTTATTCCAAGCTCTGCATCGGAAAACCGAAGCAATTTGCCGGACAATAAGACTGAATCAGCACAGGCAAACCATACATTGGAGTTTGGGAAAATAAGCTTCAAGAGGGAAGTCCTACGACGGCATAATCACCCCGACAAGAGTAAAGAAGAGTGCCAGGGCCCTGGTGCCATAGTCTGCGAAGAAGAAGCTGTGCCCGCGCTCTGCGGATTCCGGGCAATCTGGGTGGTGCCATCGCGCAGAAGAAAGGGAATAGCGTCGCAGCTTGTGGACGCTGCACG GAAAAGCTTCTGTGAAGGCGGCATGTTGGGGATCTCACAATGTGCTTTCACGCCACCAACCTCTGAAGGGAAGGAGCTAGCATCGACCTACTGCAAGACCAGTGCATTCTTAGTCTACAGGGATGGAGATGTATAG
- the LOC119364789 gene encoding cell division control protein 48 homolog B-like isoform X2 — MINTYSVHKAHAGEGEKFLREAFSEAYSQASQGRPAIIFIDELDAICPRRNSRREQESRIVGQLLTLMDGNKKSSKKLPHVVVVASTNRVDAIDPALRRPGRFDSEIEVTVPTVEERLQILKLYSKNLHLDKNVDLQIIAGWCNGYVGADLEALCREAARLAYRRLSNSSEDGKVLTLLMEDWESARSQIKASMIRGVTKEAPTVSWDDIGGLKDLKKKLQQAVEWPIKHAAAFARLGISPVRGVLLHGPPGCSKTTLAKAAAHAAQASFFSLSGAELYSKYVGEGEALLRRTFQRARLSSPSIIFFDEADAIAPKRTGPSGDSGNATVGERLLSTLLTEMDGLELATGIIVLAATNRPKAIDAALLRPGRFDMVLYVPPPDAQGRHEILRIHTRKMKLGEDVDLGEIAERTELFTGADLEGLCREAGMAALREDLSASSIHKAHFEAAIRSLRPSLTKTEVDEYAAAAIHGPSARKN, encoded by the exons ATGATCAA TACGTATTCTGTGCATAAAGCTCATGCTGGAGAGGGTGAGAAATTCTTGCGTGAAGCTTTCTCTGAAGCATACTCTCAGGCGTCACAAGGCAGACCGGCCATTATTTTCATCGATGAACTGGATGCTATATGTCCACGGCGTAACAGTAG GAGAGAGCAAGAATCCCGCATTGTTGGTCAGCTACTAACTCTGATGGATGGAAATAAGAAATCGTCGAAGAAACTTCCTCACGTAGTTGTTGTTGCATCAACTAACAG GGTGGATGCCATCGATCCAGCCTTGAGAAGGCCAGGACGTTTTGACTCAGAGATAGAGGTCACTGTTCCTACGGTAGAAGAAAGGCTGCAGATTCTTAAG CTTTATTCCAAAAATCTGCATCTTGATAAAAATGTTGATCTTCAAATTATCGCTGGATGGTGCAATGGTTATGTTGGTGCTGATCTAGAAGCTCTGTGTCGAGAAGCTGCCAGACTTGCTTATCGTAGATTGTCAAACTCATCCGAGGATGGGAAGGTGCTCACACTACTCATGGAAGATTGGGAGTCTGCGAGATCTCAGATCAAAGCAAGCATGATAAGAGGGGTAACTAAAGAAGCTCCAACTGTTTCATGGGATGATATAGGAGGTTTGAAAGATCTAAAG AAAAAGCTTCAGCAAGCTGTTGAGTGGCCCATCAAGCATGCCGCTGCCTTTGCAAGACTGGGGATATCACCAGTTCGTGGTGTGCTTTTGCATGGTCCTCCAGGGTGCTCCAAGACTACCCTTGCCAAGGCTGCAGCACATGCCGCCCAAGcttctttcttttctttgag TGGTGCAGAACTATACTCGAAATATGTTGGAGAAGGTGAAGCTTTGTTGCGAAGAACATTTCAGAGGGCACGGCTGTCTTCTCCAAGCATCATATTCTTTGATGAGGCTGATGCAATCGCCCCTAAAAG AACTGGTCCTAGTGGGGACAGTGGCAATGCCACAGTAGGAGAAAGACTTCTATCAACTTTGTTGACTGAAATGGATGGTTTAGAACTGGCTACG GGGATTATTGTTTTGGCTGCTACTAATCGTCCCAAGGCAATCGATGCAGCTCTTCTCCGTCCAGGGCGTTTTGATATG GTGTTGTATGTTCCACCGCCAGATGCGCAAGGCAGGCATGAGATACTACGCATCCATACACGGAAGATGAAGTTGGGGGAGGATGTGGACCTTGGGGAGATAGCGGAGCGCACCGAGCTGTTCACCGGTGCTGATCTCGAAGGCCTGTGCAGGGAAGCAGGAATGGCGGCACTGAGGGAAGACCTGTCAGCCAGTTCAATACACAAGGCCCATTTCGAGGCCGCGATAAGGTCGCTAAGGCCATCACTGACAAAAACAGAAGTTGACGAGTACGCAGCTGCCGCCATCCATGGCCCATCAGCTAGGAAAAATTAG
- the LOC119364789 gene encoding cell division control protein 48 homolog B-like isoform X1 produces MGEVMAARSRGGANGEDGEPVARWRAEEAVAGNRMALQALRELVIYPFLYARQSRLLGLKWPRGLLLYGPPGTGKTSLVQAIVRECSAHLTMINTYSVHKAHAGEGEKFLREAFSEAYSQASQGRPAIIFIDELDAICPRRNSRREQESRIVGQLLTLMDGNKKSSKKLPHVVVVASTNRVDAIDPALRRPGRFDSEIEVTVPTVEERLQILKLYSKNLHLDKNVDLQIIAGWCNGYVGADLEALCREAARLAYRRLSNSSEDGKVLTLLMEDWESARSQIKASMIRGVTKEAPTVSWDDIGGLKDLKKKLQQAVEWPIKHAAAFARLGISPVRGVLLHGPPGCSKTTLAKAAAHAAQASFFSLSGAELYSKYVGEGEALLRRTFQRARLSSPSIIFFDEADAIAPKRTGPSGDSGNATVGERLLSTLLTEMDGLELATGIIVLAATNRPKAIDAALLRPGRFDMVLYVPPPDAQGRHEILRIHTRKMKLGEDVDLGEIAERTELFTGADLEGLCREAGMAALREDLSASSIHKAHFEAAIRSLRPSLTKTEVDEYAAAAIHGPSARKN; encoded by the exons ATGGGCGAGGTAATGGCCGCACGGAGCAGAGGCGGCGCTAATGGGGAGGACGGCGAGCCGGTTGCACGTTGGCGAGCGGAGGAGGCTGTCGCCGGGAACCGAATGGCCCTTCAAGCCCTCCGGGAGCTCGTGATTTACCCATTCCTCTACGCCCGCCAGTCCCGCCTGCTCGGGCTTAAG TGGCCCAGAGGATTGCTGCTCTACGGCCCCCCTGGCACCGGAAAG ACAAGCCTGGTTCAAGCCATCGTTCGAGAATGCAGTGCCCACCTGACAATGATCAA TACGTATTCTGTGCATAAAGCTCATGCTGGAGAGGGTGAGAAATTCTTGCGTGAAGCTTTCTCTGAAGCATACTCTCAGGCGTCACAAGGCAGACCGGCCATTATTTTCATCGATGAACTGGATGCTATATGTCCACGGCGTAACAGTAG GAGAGAGCAAGAATCCCGCATTGTTGGTCAGCTACTAACTCTGATGGATGGAAATAAGAAATCGTCGAAGAAACTTCCTCACGTAGTTGTTGTTGCATCAACTAACAG GGTGGATGCCATCGATCCAGCCTTGAGAAGGCCAGGACGTTTTGACTCAGAGATAGAGGTCACTGTTCCTACGGTAGAAGAAAGGCTGCAGATTCTTAAG CTTTATTCCAAAAATCTGCATCTTGATAAAAATGTTGATCTTCAAATTATCGCTGGATGGTGCAATGGTTATGTTGGTGCTGATCTAGAAGCTCTGTGTCGAGAAGCTGCCAGACTTGCTTATCGTAGATTGTCAAACTCATCCGAGGATGGGAAGGTGCTCACACTACTCATGGAAGATTGGGAGTCTGCGAGATCTCAGATCAAAGCAAGCATGATAAGAGGGGTAACTAAAGAAGCTCCAACTGTTTCATGGGATGATATAGGAGGTTTGAAAGATCTAAAG AAAAAGCTTCAGCAAGCTGTTGAGTGGCCCATCAAGCATGCCGCTGCCTTTGCAAGACTGGGGATATCACCAGTTCGTGGTGTGCTTTTGCATGGTCCTCCAGGGTGCTCCAAGACTACCCTTGCCAAGGCTGCAGCACATGCCGCCCAAGcttctttcttttctttgag TGGTGCAGAACTATACTCGAAATATGTTGGAGAAGGTGAAGCTTTGTTGCGAAGAACATTTCAGAGGGCACGGCTGTCTTCTCCAAGCATCATATTCTTTGATGAGGCTGATGCAATCGCCCCTAAAAG AACTGGTCCTAGTGGGGACAGTGGCAATGCCACAGTAGGAGAAAGACTTCTATCAACTTTGTTGACTGAAATGGATGGTTTAGAACTGGCTACG GGGATTATTGTTTTGGCTGCTACTAATCGTCCCAAGGCAATCGATGCAGCTCTTCTCCGTCCAGGGCGTTTTGATATG GTGTTGTATGTTCCACCGCCAGATGCGCAAGGCAGGCATGAGATACTACGCATCCATACACGGAAGATGAAGTTGGGGGAGGATGTGGACCTTGGGGAGATAGCGGAGCGCACCGAGCTGTTCACCGGTGCTGATCTCGAAGGCCTGTGCAGGGAAGCAGGAATGGCGGCACTGAGGGAAGACCTGTCAGCCAGTTCAATACACAAGGCCCATTTCGAGGCCGCGATAAGGTCGCTAAGGCCATCACTGACAAAAACAGAAGTTGACGAGTACGCAGCTGCCGCCATCCATGGCCCATCAGCTAGGAAAAATTAG